In Drosophila busckii strain San Diego stock center, stock number 13000-0081.31 chromosome 3R, ASM1175060v1, whole genome shotgun sequence, the sequence TAAATCGAtctattattttcaataactAGCGCATCACTTGTAAGCTGGATGCATTCTTATTCTTCTATtacacaaaagtaaaaatataggCTTAGTTTTTGGTTAGTCCGTTTTCtcatatatacatgcatatatcgaaatctatatatctatagaGAAAAAACGGTAAGAGCTTGAAGCCTCAAAGCTGGGCATCATTTTCATATTACAATTTATGGCTGCTTAACGGAGTTTATTTTCCACcgataaatttacaaaatcaaGCAGATTATTTTTACTTGGAAGAAAAATTACAATACTTTTGGAGCTATACAAATATCGATTTCAGCAGCTTATGAACAAGCAGATCGTActgtgtataaaaaacaagaaaatttatatgttaaaaaaggtgaagaaaaatattaaaaataaacgaacGTAATCTATTTTCTTACAGCTCTAAAGTAAAATTTGTATAGACAATTTATAGACACAGCAGGGCAAAtctttcaatataaattcaaaagtaGCCGAACACATTTATCAGACATATAATTTTGAGCGCCAGATCAATTTCATATAAGTCTAGAGTGGCTAAGCTCAGACATACTTAGATTTGTAAACCATCTCAgcgttatttattatttttcaatcaaCTAAATGTTAAATACTATTTACAGTTTGCGAATATTTCGCGCATACTGAGTGCCAAGATTTTGCTGTGCCGGACTGCACCGAGAATGCCACATATGTGCCGGGCAAGGAGCTGCTGAATGTGAAACATCaagtgaatataaatataactcgTTGCGCTATATATGTtctatatacgatatatatttataattacagCACCATTGGCGAGAGGGTAATCTTCCATCAACGTCCAAGTGCGCTTACTGCAAGAAAACCTGTTGGTCGTCGGAATGCCTCACAGGTGCGTGTTAGCCTTGATGACCTTCTGTCTGTAGCTTTTACTAATTATATACGATTAACAGGCTATCGCTGCGAGTGGTGTGGCATGTCCACGCACGCCGGATGTCGCATGTACCTGCCAACCGAATGTAATTTTGGTATATTACAACCTATCTACTTACCTCCGCATTCAGTGTCCATACCACGTACTGAGGTGCCAATCGAGGCAATCATTGGCGTTCAGGTCAAGTCGAAGACGTCGCTCGTGCGCGATTATTCGTGTCGTAAGTAGACCAGTACAATTAATTCCTTCAATAGTGTGTCTCGATATTCCTCATTATTGACTGAGTCAGACggtcaatcaatcaatcaatcaatcaaacaatCAGCTCAATCACCCCATCAGCTCTTGATGTTGTGTCCATGGACTAAGCCATCATCTCCAAACAGCCACATACAAACACTTTCTTCAGTTTCaattcaagttcaagttgaatttTCAGTTTAAGTTCTCTTACCGTCCTCGCTCATAATTTCGTCCAACTTATGTTTATAGTTACTTttatcttttgttattttaaacgtttcttttttggtttttgattGCGTCGCTAACGCACCGGCAGCCAGCCCGGAGCTCGTTGGAGCCgaagctgcggctgctgcggcggcggctggtGACGTTGGTGGGTCGGGTTTGTGTCTCAAGGAGCTGCTCGAGCTGCACAGGCAGCGACTTGAGCAAtcaaagcaacattttttactttcaacgccgcccacgcccacatccTGTggctctatctcgctctgtGTCTCACCCACACCCTCGCTAACAGTGGGCGAGACGAGCCAATCTCTGGAGCAGCagtcacaacaacaagacgATCCCGATGAGGACTACGAGCTGCAGTGCGACAGTGCGCTGCAGCTGACCACCAATTCCAGCAATGTGCCCATACAAAAATCACCATCCAGCAACTCCTCGATACACTTGCTCTACACCAGCCTCTTTCGCAAGCTTGCCCATGGCCAAGCGCAGCGACGCAGACGCGACGATGCCACGCACAGCGAGGGAGAACAGGAAGACGACGAAGCGGATGGTGGTGTCTGTGATATAAGCGGCGGCGAGCTGAGCGATGAGTACGATCACTGTGACGTCTCGTTGCGCAAGCGCTCCACGCGTCGCGTCGCTCGTGGCGATGTCAGTGAGACGGACTATCATGGCGATgcggagctggagctggagcaggagcaggagacAGTGCCGCGTGAGAGCTGCTACGAGACGTCCGATAATACGGACGATCTCGATTCCAGTCTCAATCTGATTAGCAACCTTAGCTATAatagtagtaatagtaataCCTCGAACAACTCCGATCCGCGCCGCAACACTGCCACTGGTCCCGCCCCCGGTCCAATGCAGGCGCCTGCAGCACAAGCCTTAAGCGTTCTCCCGAGCCGCAACCCAAAGActgccaagcccaagcccaagctcaagCCGAAGCCTGTGCTGAGTGCGCCCAAGCATAAGGGCGGCTCGCTCAGCTCACCCAATTCCAGCGACTGCTCCTCGGCAGCGCCAGTGTCAGCGAACACGCCGCTGTCGCCCGTGGGACGCAGCAAGAGCTTCCAGGAGCCGGGCGTCTCACGCTACAAAAAGTACGGACGTGGTCTGTTCCAGCGACGTCGCTCCAAGCGCTCGCCCAAGGGCGGCGGCACGAAGAGCAACTACAGCCTGGACAGACTCTCACAGAACATAGAGATAACTATACAGGATGAGGATGGCAATTATCAGGTGTACGACGATAACTTTGATACGCTCAGCTCGCCACGCCAATCGCACGAACCTAATACCTATGCCTACGATGTGGTCGATGTGGACTATGACGATCTCTATTTGGACGATCGGCCGCATAGCGCGGGCGATGGCATTGCGGGCGACATTAGCGATGCCTCCCGTGCCAGCGATGTGGAGCATGGCGAGCATGCCCTGGGACGATTCCTACGTCGCGTGCGCGGCTTGTCCGCCGGCTGGCGCAAGCCGCGCTACCAAAAGCGCAGAGGTGAAGCTCGTTCCATGAACAcgttacaaaaacaaaaaacaaaaaaagctcGTTTACGTAAACTCCTGCTAACAGCAACTACTGCGGCCAAGCCGACCGTTGTCTACTCCACAGTATGCAGTGCTCGTCTGGCTAAAGATTCGTTTTGGTTTCAGGAATTTGTTTTCTAGTCTTGTGCTAACCACTTGTTGCTTACGTTTTCTGATTCGTTTATAATTTCTGATTGTATATGTACTAATCCACTAATTCAGCTACTAAACTCACTAAGCCAGCTATCATCTCTCATAGTAATCACAGCGACTAATCCTCACTCACTCAATTGCATGCTCATTGCTCACTCTAACCAAAATCTGGTGCGTATGCGTCCCGACTGTTAGTAACATTTATCCTCTTGTGCCTCTCCAGCGCGCAGCATATCGGAGGAGTTCAGCAGTGGCGATGCGCCTCGCTTCAAGGATGAGGAGTCACTAGGCAAGGCCGAGTCCTCGCATGGCATGAGCAGTAGCGGTGGCGGCGGTGCTGCAGGCGGTGGGCCAAGTTGTTCGGGACAAGCTGGCGGCAGCAGTGGTGGTAGTGGTGGCGGCGTTCCTGGCTCCAGCAACTCCACACACTATCGTCCAGACTCTTCAAGCCACAAGTCAGACAAGTCGGAGAAGGATCGCGAGAAGAAGGAAAAGGAACGTGAAGAGAAGGATATTGGTAAGCAGCTTAGTTTAGACAattcctatatatatatatatatatgcttgtcTTTTGCAGAAATGATCAAGGTCTTCGATGGCAACAACTCATTCCGGCGCCAACAGTACCGTGCCATAATCGTCCAGCGCACGTATAcgttggagcagctgctgaccACCGCATTGCGCGCGTTTCACATCACGCGCGATCCAAAAGCATTTTATCTAACCGATTTGTATGCGGCTCCTGGCATGGAGGATGCTCCGTTGCAGGACCCGACGCCAGTGCTAAACCTCACACACGTCGAGGGCAAGCGGCCGGCCATGTATTTGCGGTTTCACGACAAGGACAAAGGCCATGTGCGTGTTTATCCGGGAAAATTGCAATGCTCGCTGGAGGATCCATATGTCAATGTGCCAGTGGACAACACCACAGTTATTAAGGACTTGATACGCGATGCGCTGGACAAGTTTGGACTACAAGATAACCAAATACAGGACTACAGATGCTCGGAGGTGCTGCTCGATCGTGGAGTCACTGAGCGCATTCTCTCCTGGAACGAACGACCTTGGGATATTATGAAGCAGCTGGGCAAGGACTCGATACGCCAAATGGAGCTCATGCGCTTCTACATGCAGCACAAACAGGATCCCCATGGACCCAATATCGCACTCTTCGTCGGAAATTTGCCCACAGGACTCTCGCAGCGCAACTACGAGCAAATCCTCAACAAGTATGTGACAGATGAGAACAAGTTCACTAGCATCGGTCCCATCTACTACGAATACGGTTCCGTGGTGCTTACTTTTGAGGATGCCCAAAAGGCGGTAAGTGATCAATAGTATTTTAGAATGTAAAAGAAATTTGtgttgaaattcaattcaattgatttgtaCACTTTGAGAAAGCCTTTAAGAAATAGAATGCTAAACGCATATCCTTTTGCAGGTTCGCGCATTTTACAATCTGCGCGAAACGATCATTGAGGATAAGAAGCTATTggtactgctgctgcccaatATTGAGCCCAGCATGGTTCCCTCGGATGTGAGGCCACTGCTCGTTTTTGTCAATGTCAAGTCTGGCGGCTGTCAGGGTCTAGAGCTCATTTCGAGCTTTAGGAAACTGCTGAATCCCTATCAAGTGTTTGATTTAGATAACGGCGGTCCATTACCAGGGTAATGCATTGGAACTAGACGCTCTTTGAATTAATTCGTAACTTGTGCTTGCTCTTGGTTTTCTTTTAGCCTTTATGTATTCCGTCAAATCACCAATTATAAGATCTTAGTATGTGGCGGAGACGGCACCATTGGTTGGGTGCTGCAATGCTTGGACAATGTTGGACAAGACTCGGAATGCTCTAGCCCACCGTGCGCCATAGTTCCACTAGGCACAGGTAAGACACAACTTTGTGAGTCTATCTATAGAGAGCCTGCTTATACTTAATATGCTCCGACTGCCAGGCAATGATCTGGCACGTGTTCTTTGTTGGGGCTCTGGTTATACTGGCGGTGAGGATCCTTTGAATATGCTACGTGATGTTATTGAGGCCGAGGAGATACGCTTGGATCGTTGGACTGTTGTCTTCCATCCGGAGGACAAGCCGGAAGAGCCGGCGATGAAAGCGCCCTCACAAACAACCGGTAAGAAGAAGAAGGCTCACCAAGCACATCTATcgcaacaaacaaatcagCATCATCAATTACCGGCTCTGACATCGAGTGATATATCAGGTCATTTGATGTTTCAAAATTcttcaaagtttttattatgcgTTTCACTGTCTAAACTTATATTATGCCCCCGCCCCCCTCCACCTAGCTAAATATCTATTTTAAATAGTAAGCCCTCAAGCCAAGCTTCCTCCTCCCACATCCAAACCACAAGCTgttgtaatttgatttaatttgttttttatgctgtaATTTAGCTACTTATTGTGTTTatgtaattgttataaataattaaatattactaCAACAACGGCTTTGATAACTACGTTAGCTACAGTCTATTGAATCAATTCCAATTAAATCGATTCCCTAGCACAACCTACTTAAAGTCcgttaacttaaaaaaaataaaccaacCTACTTCCGTCCTTAGAGCATTGAGTCCAAGGCTCAGTAGCTTAGAACATAGCGTAGTTGAACCCTTTCAAAGTTTGGTAGCTGATGATAAATGCTGTTAGTTCaaacttaaaacttaaataattatttgcagttgcagtgcattaaattaagtCTTATATAGTATGTGTATTTCAATACGTAAGTACAACCAaagaatttgttaatattcaattaaatttggtaCGACTGTAATAAGTACAGTCATGGGTAAAGCCGTGTATAATATCTTGATGTGTTGTATATATCAATGTTCGATGTCATGTGTCAATATGTGCGTTTCTAGTATGTCCAACTTGATGCGCTATAGAAATTTACTaatgttatataaattcatgCAGGTGGTGCCCAGAATGAGGACAACTCACAGATCTTTGTTATGAACAATTATTTTGGCATTGGCATCGATGCCGATCTCTGCTTGGACTTTCACAATGCACGCGAGGAGAATCCCAATCAATTCAATTCTAGATTGCGCAACAAGGGCTACTATGTCAAGATGGGCTTGCGCAAGATTGTAGGACGCAAAACGGTCAAGGACTTGCAGAAGGAGTTGCGCCTGGAGGTCGATGGCAAAGTAGTAGATCTTCCGCCCGTCGATGGCatcattatattaaatatattgaggTAAGTACTAATACAAAGCATGCTGGTAAATTAAAAGCTGTAAACTTATTTATGGTcagttaaaattgttgttctGCAATTGGAATTTGATCTTCTCAAAATAAATCCATTAAATGAGCGACCTGAAGATTAATCTTGCAAAATATCATTCATTAAGAGTCTGTTATATGTTTTCTCTGATGATATGATAGATATGAtcgcaatttataatttctaaaCTCTAATACTATCTGAGACAGAGATCTGGACACGCATCCAAACGTATACAGCCAAATTGATTTAGTTTCTCTtgctgataaaaaataaaaaaattctttgagGCTCACCGTCGCTCCCTCGAACTTTTTAGATTTTCGTTAGCTTTTGGATCTTACAATTAGTTATAAATCTATTGTAATTTAGTTGAAGccatttgttaatttgttttatatccTATATTTAGCTGGGGCAGTGGCGCTAATCCCTGGGGACCTGATAAGGACGATCAGTTCAGCACACCCAATCACTATGATGGTATGCTGGAGGTTGTGGGCGTTACAGGCGTGGTGCATTTGGGACAAATACAGTCGGGGATACGTACGGCCATGCGCATTGCACAGgtaaattacacatacgcagcattggacttgtttattaaatatttcttatcaTATAGGGTGGTCACATCAAGATACATTTAAACACGGACATGCCCGTGCAAGTCGATGGCGAGCCCTGGATACAAAGTCCGGGTGATGTGGTCGTTCTCAAGTCCGCACTCAAGGTAAGCGAATACTgcgcgtatacttaatattagaAAGGCATGCTTAAACTGTTGAGTTGTTAACGCATGAAtgctttgtttttcatttgttacttttaattgttttttgtttaaaccgCTCACTATGCTTTTTTCTTTGTACATACTTAAGCACAagatttcttatttattatttttgttacacaCAAAATGTGCAGAACCCACAAAtacaactatttatatatattcaacttgacatttgataaatattatacGTGTTAATccaataagaacaacaacaacagcattatgattgtattgaatttcaattgtcaGTAATTACTCTAATTAATTATGtgattaatttcaattctGTTGAACAAATTTGAGATTGCAGTGAAGATTTAAATACTACAACATAACTTAACATAATATAACATAAcatgaaacaaaacaaaacaaaagtttgaaTGAAAATATGTATTGCAAGGAAACCAAATGGCAATGATGCATGCTTAAGAATCTGTAAAcacaattacaataatttcattgagcaaatttgtttaactaataaaataatgaaattgtataatttatgtatggcCAGCTGAATGcctgagtgtatgtgtgtgtatgagtgagATTTTGTGTTGGTTAAGTCAAGCATGCAATCAGTTGCCACGACCTGATCCCCTTCCCTATCACAATCAATATTCAATTGCTGCCAAGTGTATTACACGTGTTTGTCTGTCCTTGTTTTTCGTTTGATCATATTGTTGataattatcaattttaatcGTTCCCATAGATatcaatacatatatatatatatatatatattgatagcAACTCAATTAGTTGTAACTGTTTATGCGTGTgtctttgtttattgtatGTCATGTAGAGAGCACTTGCCAAACCCAAATCCCTAGAACCCTTGTACATCAAttcaaaatacatatgtagtcaatatttttgcatttacaaaTTATGATAAGATGGAAATTACAGTTGTAGCTATAAATTAACAGATTGAcagcaaattgtaaatgtaaaGATTCAGCTAAACATTTTAGACTGTGATTAAACACagttttcttttctatttatggccgtatgtatgtgtgtatataataatacctgtgtgtgtgtgactgtgtggcTTTGCTGTTGAGAATGTCAGCTTTGACAATGTGTGTTTTATGCTATTTAGGCCACCATGCTGAAGAAAACGAAGAGCAAGCGTCGCTTGACTGAACCACATATATCACCAGCGGCTTTAAGCCTTTCGGTATCATCTATACAATCTCAACAatcccaacagcagcagcagcaacagcaacaacaacagcagcagcagcaacaacaacaacaacaacagcagcagcagcaatctgcTGAAAATGGTGATAAGGATGTGCCCACGTTGCCTACACAGGCATTTGGCAGTACATAGAGCATGGCCTCATCATTGGCCTCCGGTTTGCGATATTGGTTCTCCTGCTTTTTTCCATAGgcattaaacataaacatatacaaaCTTAAGCAGCCGCGGTAATAGTAAATAGCAAGAGTGAAAGTCCATGAATAACCTACAGAAAtctacaaaatatacaaaaccaATTAAGTTAAGCATATAGTTGTTATCCGTTTCTTCCGTATTTAAAtgtcaatcaaaaaaaaaaagagcaaatcgataaacatacataaaaaaaatatccatgctatatatagaataaattgcataagctgcagctaacagtataaaaaatattttgtaaataaaatgaagcaTTTCGAGTTAAGTAGGCAAACTTGTAAAACTTTTTAGAGCAGACCTGCGCCGAACCACCTAAATACCCACCACAAAGAACACTCTGCACTtacaacaaatagcaaagaacaaaaagaacaacaacactaCTGTGACCACCGCTTTTgaagttaaaatttaaatacatattgtACTTGCCTTAGAGCTGTATTTGATTCACATACATAGccgtgtatgtatgtagaagcactcacacacacacacacacacaaaacacatacacacttttAATTTCTTGCCTATGATAAGCAACTTTGATTTCTTCTtacttattttgttgtattaatattataattgttataattttaattagtttagttattgtttgcaaattaCTAGACGCAATTTTTGAACtatgcattcaaattaaatttattgcattttgcttgaTTTACAGCAAaccattttaaaataaaaattaatcatttagttttgcaatatattcaaataaatgccaaattttcatttgtctTAACTTactctacatatatatttctatattgcTCTGTCTCACTCTCAAACAtctcttattttttataacaattgcaaaactcgtacaatatgaataaatattggcacacaattaaacaacaacatataCAACTATTAACCAAATTTCATAACAAAATCTGCTCttcaaatttcaaacattAACCTCCGCTTCGGACGCTTCATTTCTATTTCAATTAAtcgcaaaacaaaacaaaccaaaacaaaaactataataatattgacCTTCATTTGAATTAGGCGACCATGTTGAAAAAGAACAAACTCAAAATGAAGCGTCGTAACACGGAGCCCACAATGCTTGTCGCTGGCTCGGCGAATCCTCCGCTATCGCTGGCCCTGCCACCCAGCGTGGGCGAGGTTCCAGATGCCGCCGAGGCGGACGCCGGACCCAATAACACGGACTTCTGAATATGGTATAGCGAGCGTCTGATTTAACGTGCTTATTGACCTGCATAAACATACAAACCTACACCACAccacaaccaccaccaccgccaacAACACCACGCACATTAGATTAAATTAGAAATGGAAATACAGAGGAGCAATAGTATAGGCTAAACTTGaactcaaatcaaaatttcaaatcaaaatgaaatctCCGTACACGAAATTGTACTgcaaatttgtagcttatgTCCCAATCATTGTTATCATAATATCCTCAGACCTGGATTAAGTGCGTTAACTCAAACAGCTCGACTCTAACCTCAAGAACTAACTATAACTCAACTTTAGCTTgttggcaacggcaacaagtCGAAAACTTATGTGTCTACTATAacttacaattacaattacaactacaactacagcaGGTGTGCGCACACACAACTGTGCGCAACACgcaaatattacgtatacgtatatataaatgtgaaaGTATGCTGTCACTGTCGCTATTCAATGTTAAATTTTCACACTCTACAATAGTCTGGCAAATGTTGTATTGATTCTCAAGTTCAATTATGTTCCTTATCGTTTTGTTCCTATGTACGTAAAACAAGCAAGAAAGTAACAGTTTAGTGATACCGTTAACAACAAAGTTCTAATGCAGCAAGCACAAAAGAATATGCGTAAATAAAGCGcacattaaaagttaaaaacaaaaaaaggaaaaccgaaactaaaaagtaaaaccaagcatatacatatatatataaatatatatatatatatatatatacatacatatatagtacaaaattgaattgttaagaattgtttgttaaaatttaaagcataaacaaactcgatgtgaaacaaaaaaaaaaaagaaacaaaaacaattgtcgCACTTGTAACTTTCGCCCGACCAACACTAGGTGGCGCCACAGTGCGGCTAACACTACTCGGCCATGaaacataaaagtaaaaaaaaaaaaaacaacatgaaaaaaacaaaaaactaaaacgcaTTGCAAACTCTCTAAtaagatatatacatacatatgtacagcAGCTGCGAGAAAATTACTACGAAGCAttgtttacaacaaatattgctgcaaattgcatagcatagttaaatgaaattacTAATTGGGACGCACTAAATTCGAAAAGATTAGCCAAGGCTTTGCCTTTAGAGATTGGTATTATAAATTTGAGATTGGTAGAGATTGTACGTCTTTGCTCTAAGCATTTGCGTATAACGCCTGATGAAATAAGAATGgggctttaattaattgatttggaTTGTGCAATTGGTATTAATTTTCTCCACTGTTTGtagaaatatgaaaaatatgaaaacgaATGCATTTTCCAAGCGATGAAAACAAATGTGCCCAAAAATacagtttgttattttttttgggggcaTGTAACTCTTTCACTTGCATTtgtctaaaaacaaaaatgaatttttttgaTGCTAAACCCGTTGAATGAAAATTCAGAGAAACAAGAACAAGATGATGAAgataaagaagaagaaacaaaatgaaacCCAAACTACAATTTCAACTTCAAAACgcttattaataaaacaaattttgaaaagttttataaCTAATTTTACATTATGTCCTTGGTTAGACACCAATGCAGGCATTGCTccaattacatacatacatatgtatgaaagtaaatgaaaatacaTGTGTGTACCTTGGTAGCatttgctgtagctgcttGGGTCGGGATGGGGTGATTGCGCAGTGTCTGCCACGCGGATGTTCGGCTGCGCAACCATCTCATCCAAACACATACGCAAGTAAAGGCATGGGGAAATGCGGATATCCGGCTACCTGGCTCTAATTCGAGAGTTGCGGTAATTTGCAGATCATTTCTCCTGCCtttcctacacacacacagactcacacatacatacaacacacacacaaatattaaattgggGCGGGGTGATTGCGCAGTGTTTGACAAGTGGATGCTCGACTGCGCAAACATCTCGTCCCGCACACATTACACAAGTAAA encodes:
- the LOC108603619 gene encoding diacylglycerol kinase theta isoform X3 codes for the protein MADGGHSFVKKTFHKPTYCHHCSDLLWGLIQQGYICEVCNFIIHERCVTSVVTPCSGIAPCIIKNPVAHCWSEPTHHKRKFCTVCRKRLDETPAVHCLVCEYFAHTECQDFAVPDCTENATYVPGKELLNVKHQHHWREGNLPSTSKCAYCKKTCWSSECLTGYRCEWCGMSTHAGCRMYLPTECNFGILQPIYLPPHSVSIPRTEVPIEAIIGVQVKSKTSLVRDYSCPRSISEEFSSGDAPRFKDEESLGKAESSHGMSSSGGGGAAGGGPSCSGQAGGSSGGSGGGVPGSSNSTHYRPDSSSHKSDKSEKDREKKEKEREEKDIEMIKVFDGNNSFRRQQYRAIIVQRTYTLEQLLTTALRAFHITRDPKAFYLTDLYAAPGMEDAPLQDPTPVLNLTHVEGKRPAMYLRFHDKDKGHVRVYPGKLQCSLEDPYVNVPVDNTTVIKDLIRDALDKFGLQDNQIQDYRCSEVLLDRGVTERILSWNERPWDIMKQLGKDSIRQMELMRFYMQHKQDPHGPNIALFVGNLPTGLSQRNYEQILNKYVTDENKFTSIGPIYYEYGSVVLTFEDAQKAVRAFYNLRETIIEDKKLLVLLLPNIEPSMVPSDVRPLLVFVNVKSGGCQGLELISSFRKLLNPYQVFDLDNGGPLPGLYVFRQITNYKILVCGGDGTIGWVLQCLDNVGQDSECSSPPCAIVPLGTGNDLARVLCWGSGYTGGEDPLNMLRDVIEAEEIRLDRWTVVFHPEDKPEEPAMKAPSQTTGKKKKAHQAHLSQQTNQHHQLPALTSSDISGGAQNEDNSQIFVMNNYFGIGIDADLCLDFHNAREENPNQFNSRLRNKGYYVKMGLRKIVGRKTVKDLQKELRLEVDGKVVDLPPVDGIIILNILSWGSGANPWGPDKDDQFSTPNHYDGMLEVVGVTGVVHLGQIQSGIRTAMRIAQGGHIKIHLNTDMPVQVDGEPWIQSPGDVVVLKSALKATMLKKTKSKRRLTEPHISPAALSLSVSSIQSQQSQQQQQQQQQQQQQQQQQQQQQQQQQSAENGDKDVPTLPTQAFGST
- the LOC108603619 gene encoding diacylglycerol kinase theta isoform X4, which gives rise to MADGGHSFVKKTFHKPTYCHHCSDLLWGLIQQGYICEVCNFIIHERCVTSVVTPCSGIAPCIIKNPVAHCWSEPTHHKRKFCTVCRKRLDETPAVHCLVCEYFAHTECQDFAVPDCTENATYVPGKELLNVKHQHHWREGNLPSTSKCAYCKKTCWSSECLTGYRCEWCGMSTHAGCRMYLPTECNFGILQPIYLPPHSVSIPRTEVPIEAIIGVQVKSKTSLVRDYSCPRSISEEFSSGDAPRFKDEESLGKAESSHGMSSSGGGGAAGGGPSCSGQAGGSSGGSGGGVPGSSNSTHYRPDSSSHKSDKSEKDREKKEKEREEKDIEMIKVFDGNNSFRRQQYRAIIVQRTYTLEQLLTTALRAFHITRDPKAFYLTDLYAAPGMEDAPLQDPTPVLNLTHVEGKRPAMYLRFHDKDKGHVRVYPGKLQCSLEDPYVNVPVDNTTVIKDLIRDALDKFGLQDNQIQDYRCSEVLLDRGVTERILSWNERPWDIMKQLGKDSIRQMELMRFYMQHKQDPHGPNIALFVGNLPTGLSQRNYEQILNKYVTDENKFTSIGPIYYEYGSVVLTFEDAQKAVRAFYNLRETIIEDKKLLVLLLPNIEPSMVPSDVRPLLVFVNVKSGGCQGLELISSFRKLLNPYQVFDLDNGGPLPGLYVFRQITNYKILVCGGDGTIGWVLQCLDNVGQDSECSSPPCAIVPLGTGNDLARVLCWGSGYTGGEDPLNMLRDVIEAEEIRLDRWTVVFHPEDKPEEPAMKAPSQTTGGAQNEDNSQIFVMNNYFGIGIDADLCLDFHNAREENPNQFNSRLRNKGYYVKMGLRKIVGRKTVKDLQKELRLEVDGKVVDLPPVDGIIILNILSWGSGANPWGPDKDDQFSTPNHYDGMLEVVGVTGVVHLGQIQSGIRTAMRIAQGGHIKIHLNTDMPVQVDGEPWIQSPGDVVVLKSALKATMLKKTKSKRRLTEPHISPAALSLSVSSIQSQQSQQQQQQQQQQQQQQQQQQQQQQQQQSAENGDKDVPTLPTQAFGST
- the LOC108603619 gene encoding diacylglycerol kinase theta isoform X1; amino-acid sequence: MADGGHSFVKKTFHKPTYCHHCSDLLWGLIQQGYICEVCNFIIHERCVTSVVTPCSGIAPCIIKNPVAHCWSEPTHHKRKFCTVCRKRLDETPAVHCLVCEYFAHTECQDFAVPDCTENATYVPGKELLNVKHQHHWREGNLPSTSKCAYCKKTCWSSECLTGYRCEWCGMSTHAGCRMYLPTECNFGILQPIYLPPHSVSIPRTEVPIEAIIGVQVKSKTSLVRDYSCPSPELVGAEAAAAAAAAGDVGGSGLCLKELLELHRQRLEQSKQHFLLSTPPTPTSCGSISLCVSPTPSLTVGETSQSLEQQSQQQDDPDEDYELQCDSALQLTTNSSNVPIQKSPSSNSSIHLLYTSLFRKLAHGQAQRRRRDDATHSEGEQEDDEADGGVCDISGGELSDEYDHCDVSLRKRSTRRVARGDVSETDYHGDAELELEQEQETVPRESCYETSDNTDDLDSSLNLISNLSYNSSNSNTSNNSDPRRNTATGPAPGPMQAPAAQALSVLPSRNPKTAKPKPKLKPKPVLSAPKHKGGSLSSPNSSDCSSAAPVSANTPLSPVGRSKSFQEPGVSRYKKYGRGLFQRRRSKRSPKGGGTKSNYSLDRLSQNIEITIQDEDGNYQVYDDNFDTLSSPRQSHEPNTYAYDVVDVDYDDLYLDDRPHSAGDGIAGDISDASRASDVEHGEHALGRFLRRVRGLSAGWRKPRYQKRRARSISEEFSSGDAPRFKDEESLGKAESSHGMSSSGGGGAAGGGPSCSGQAGGSSGGSGGGVPGSSNSTHYRPDSSSHKSDKSEKDREKKEKEREEKDIEMIKVFDGNNSFRRQQYRAIIVQRTYTLEQLLTTALRAFHITRDPKAFYLTDLYAAPGMEDAPLQDPTPVLNLTHVEGKRPAMYLRFHDKDKGHVRVYPGKLQCSLEDPYVNVPVDNTTVIKDLIRDALDKFGLQDNQIQDYRCSEVLLDRGVTERILSWNERPWDIMKQLGKDSIRQMELMRFYMQHKQDPHGPNIALFVGNLPTGLSQRNYEQILNKYVTDENKFTSIGPIYYEYGSVVLTFEDAQKAVRAFYNLRETIIEDKKLLVLLLPNIEPSMVPSDVRPLLVFVNVKSGGCQGLELISSFRKLLNPYQVFDLDNGGPLPGLYVFRQITNYKILVCGGDGTIGWVLQCLDNVGQDSECSSPPCAIVPLGTGNDLARVLCWGSGYTGGEDPLNMLRDVIEAEEIRLDRWTVVFHPEDKPEEPAMKAPSQTTGKKKKAHQAHLSQQTNQHHQLPALTSSDISGGAQNEDNSQIFVMNNYFGIGIDADLCLDFHNAREENPNQFNSRLRNKGYYVKMGLRKIVGRKTVKDLQKELRLEVDGKVVDLPPVDGIIILNILSWGSGANPWGPDKDDQFSTPNHYDGMLEVVGVTGVVHLGQIQSGIRTAMRIAQGGHIKIHLNTDMPVQVDGEPWIQSPGDVVVLKSALKATMLKKTKSKRRLTEPHISPAALSLSVSSIQSQQSQQQQQQQQQQQQQQQQQQQQQQQQQSAENGDKDVPTLPTQAFGST